From the genome of Haloterrigena sp. KLK7, one region includes:
- a CDS encoding Hvo_1808 family surface protein, which produces MRPSSTRVAAALAVLATVALIAVASGVAVPLLPADDSPDRSDRPDDPTTEGTVGYVEGYWYDDDLPVDDRDDAVVEDDDLRAVVYRSMARVEKIRGLTFEDDVPVDVISREEFQSSDGAFVDVNESQERVQNVTYEALFMVDTESNATAELESMYGGSVEGYYEPSTGRIVIVSDTPERPELNEIVLGHELTHALQDQQFNLSNYDRATIDQEAAENGLIEGDAVSVETEYERRCGDDWSCLPDDESAGATPSNWGIYLTLYQPYDDGPAYVDHLRESGDGWAAVNERYDDPPASSSTVIHREDRDPVDVTVEDRSNASWRPLEVGDRVATETVGEAAMVAMFADGAFESTRSSVLERGDVIGDDPTTFDYDQPSTAGWVGDELVAYTGSSADGNATAAETGYVWETEWRSADDAREFAGAYLELLEIHGADPVEDRRDTYAIDDEDYPGAYSLERDGETVRIVHAPSVDGLEGISATAAPEGGDTVEPVAVGDSAEGEDEGADGDGEANGDGDEDDSLPGFAVPGTGAAVAIALLAARARARRIGAGRGDGSDSSAGTGPVTADSPRSAPSGPDAGLEGSDGGRSDRGRL; this is translated from the coding sequence ATGAGGCCCTCCTCGACGCGAGTCGCCGCCGCACTCGCCGTGCTCGCGACGGTCGCACTGATCGCAGTCGCGTCCGGTGTCGCCGTTCCGCTGTTGCCCGCGGACGATTCGCCCGACCGCTCCGACCGACCCGACGATCCGACCACCGAGGGGACCGTCGGCTACGTCGAGGGCTACTGGTACGACGACGACCTCCCCGTGGACGATCGGGACGACGCCGTCGTCGAGGACGACGACCTCCGGGCGGTCGTCTACCGATCGATGGCCCGCGTCGAGAAGATCCGCGGCCTGACCTTCGAGGACGACGTGCCGGTCGACGTGATCTCCCGCGAGGAGTTCCAGTCCAGCGACGGCGCGTTCGTCGACGTCAACGAGAGCCAGGAGCGCGTCCAGAACGTCACCTACGAGGCGCTGTTCATGGTCGACACCGAGAGCAACGCGACGGCCGAACTCGAGTCGATGTACGGCGGGAGCGTCGAGGGCTACTACGAGCCGTCGACCGGCCGGATCGTCATCGTCTCTGATACGCCCGAGCGGCCCGAACTGAACGAGATCGTGCTCGGCCACGAACTGACCCACGCCCTCCAGGACCAGCAGTTCAACCTGTCGAACTACGATCGCGCGACGATCGATCAGGAGGCGGCGGAGAACGGTCTCATCGAGGGCGACGCGGTCAGCGTCGAGACCGAGTACGAACGGCGCTGCGGGGACGACTGGTCGTGTCTCCCCGACGACGAGTCCGCCGGCGCGACCCCGAGCAACTGGGGGATCTACCTGACGCTGTACCAGCCCTACGACGACGGGCCGGCGTACGTCGACCACCTGCGCGAGTCCGGCGACGGCTGGGCGGCCGTCAACGAGCGCTACGACGATCCGCCGGCGAGTTCGTCGACGGTGATCCACCGCGAGGACCGCGATCCGGTCGACGTCACGGTCGAGGACCGATCGAACGCGTCGTGGCGGCCCCTCGAGGTCGGTGACCGAGTCGCGACGGAGACTGTCGGCGAGGCGGCGATGGTCGCGATGTTCGCCGACGGCGCCTTCGAGTCGACTCGATCGTCGGTGCTCGAGCGGGGGGACGTCATCGGCGACGACCCGACGACCTTCGACTACGATCAGCCGTCCACGGCCGGCTGGGTCGGCGACGAACTGGTCGCCTACACCGGTTCGAGCGCCGACGGAAACGCGACGGCCGCCGAAACCGGCTACGTCTGGGAGACCGAGTGGCGATCGGCCGACGACGCCCGGGAGTTCGCCGGCGCCTACCTCGAACTCCTCGAGATCCACGGCGCCGATCCCGTCGAGGACCGGCGGGACACCTACGCGATCGACGACGAGGACTACCCCGGCGCGTACTCCCTCGAGCGCGACGGCGAGACGGTGCGGATCGTCCACGCGCCGTCGGTCGACGGACTCGAGGGAATCTCGGCGACCGCCGCGCCGGAGGGCGGAGATACGGTCGAGCCGGTCGCCGTCGGCGACTCCGCCGAGGGGGAAGACGAGGGTGCGGACGGAGACGGAGAAGCGAACGGAGACGGGGACGAGGACGATTCGCTCCCCGGCTTCGCCGTCCCCGGAACGGGCGCCGCCGTCGCGATCGCACTGCTGGCGGCGCGAGCGCGCGCTCGGCGGATCGGAGCCGGACGCGGTGACGGCTCTGATTCGTCGGCAGGGACGGGGCCGGTCACCGCCGACTCCCCGCGGTCGGCTCCGTCCGGTCCCGACGCCGGACTCGAAGGGAGCGACGGCGGCCGGTCCGACCGCGGACGTCTCTGA
- a CDS encoding isochorismatase family cysteine hydrolase, which yields MNLEPDSTAVVVVDMQNGFCHPDGSLYAPGSETVIEPIADLVERAREAGARVIYTRDVHPPEQFEDAHYYDEFERWGEHVLEGSWEAEIVDELPVEAADNVVEKHTYDAFYNTELEGWLNARGIDDLVICGTLANVCVLHTGGSAGLRDFRPVMVEDCIGAIEDEHKEYAIDHAGWLFGEVREMDDLEFAST from the coding sequence ATGAACCTCGAGCCAGACAGCACGGCGGTCGTGGTCGTCGACATGCAAAACGGCTTCTGCCACCCCGACGGCTCGCTGTACGCGCCCGGCAGCGAGACGGTGATCGAACCGATCGCCGACCTCGTCGAGCGGGCCCGCGAGGCCGGGGCGCGGGTGATCTACACCCGGGACGTCCACCCGCCCGAGCAGTTCGAGGACGCCCACTACTACGACGAGTTCGAGCGGTGGGGCGAGCACGTCCTCGAGGGCTCCTGGGAGGCCGAGATCGTCGACGAACTTCCCGTCGAGGCCGCCGACAACGTCGTCGAGAAACACACCTACGACGCCTTCTACAACACCGAACTCGAGGGGTGGCTGAACGCCCGCGGGATCGACGACCTCGTGATCTGTGGCACGCTCGCGAACGTCTGCGTGCTCCACACCGGCGGCAGCGCCGGCCTGCGGGACTTCCGCCCGGTCATGGTCGAGGACTGCATCGGCGCCATCGAGGACGAGCACAAGGAGTACGCCATCGACCACGCCGGCTGGCTGTTCGGCGAGGTCCGCGAGATGGACGACCTCGAGTTCGCGAGCACCTGA
- a CDS encoding PaaI family thioesterase, whose product MTDDMRTIMEQFDDLEGMIQHFIDEHQEFLSWIGTRVDDVGDGTMTLSLPYDEKLSNTRPDTEPNERADIHGGIAATLIDTAGGLVLRTKLDEPFGARIATINLNVNYLRPATGDLSATADVIRVGRSVGVSEITVESTTPDGETTEVATGQGAYRIFRPEVE is encoded by the coding sequence ATGACTGACGACATGCGGACGATAATGGAGCAGTTCGACGATCTCGAGGGGATGATCCAGCACTTCATCGACGAACATCAGGAGTTCCTCTCGTGGATCGGGACGCGCGTCGACGACGTCGGCGACGGAACGATGACGCTCTCGCTCCCCTACGACGAGAAGCTGAGCAACACGCGGCCGGACACCGAACCGAACGAGCGGGCCGACATTCACGGCGGCATCGCCGCGACGCTGATCGACACGGCCGGCGGTCTCGTGCTCCGAACGAAACTGGACGAGCCGTTCGGGGCCCGGATCGCGACGATCAACCTGAACGTCAACTACCTCCGGCCCGCGACGGGCGATCTGTCGGCGACGGCGGACGTGATCAGGGTCGGCCGCAGCGTCGGCGTCAGCGAGATCACCGTCGAGAGCACGACCCCCGACGGCGAGACCACGGAGGTCGCGACCGGTCAGGGCGCCTACCGCATCTTCCGCCCCGAGGTGGAGTGA